CGCCGACGAGATCGTCGTACTCGAAGCCGGGCGTGTCGTCGAACGCGGTGATCATCCGACGCTCCTGGCGCGCAACGGACGCTACGCCGAGCTCTACCGGACGCAGTTCGCCGAGGACTCGGATTCGCTGACGGCGTGACCCTTCGTGACGCGGGCTCCGCAAGCTCCGGCCGCTCCTCAGGGAGCGGTGGCAGACGCGGCCTGGTTTCCTGCTACCTGAGGTGCGAGCGAAGCGAGCCCAACCACTGCTCCCTGAGTTGCGAGCGAAGCGAGCCCAACCACTGCTCCCTGAGGAGGCCGGAGCTTGCGGAGGCCGTCACGAAGGGTCCTGGTGAGATGCGTCGCCAAGCCCTTCGTGGCTCGTCGCTAGCGCTCCTCGCACCTCAGGGAGCATAGGGAGGGCGTCGCTTGCGCTCCTCGCACCTCAGGGAGCAATGGATATGTCGTTCTCTCGGATCAGGGAGCAGGGGTGAGCTCAGTCGTCGAGGTCGTCGAAGTTGTCGATCAGGCCGCGGCGCCGGGGGCGATCGTCGGTGTCCTTGACCCGTTCACCGAGGCGGCGGCGGAGCTGCATGGCGATCAGCACGACGTTCACGACGACCACGGCGATCCCGACGACCACCCAGAACCACCGGCCGTCCTGCCACCAGCCGACCGTCAGCCAGCCGATGCAGAAGATGAGGATGGTCGCGCCGACGATGGTCAGCGTCATCGAGAACGTCTGCGCGCTCCGCGAGAAGTCGGGGCCGGTGGTCACGATGATCTCCTGCAGTGGTGGACAGCTGATGGTCGCGGCCGCCGACATGGGCAGCGTGCCGTTGTGGAGCGCAGGTCAGGACTGGATCACCATGGCAACCGCGACGAGGACGGCCACCACCACTATCGCAGCGACCACAAGCATGACCTGCGTCGGCCCCGGCATCTCGCCACCGGAGGTCAGCGCTCGCGTGGTCCGTCGCCACCGCCAGGCCCCGAGAACCGCCAGCGAGGCACCGAGTCCGACCATCACGACGCCGAGCGTGATGTCGACCATCGGCGTCGTCTCGTCGGGAGCGAGGTAGACCACCGCGATACCGGCCGCCATGAAGCCGAGTGCGGTCCGGACCCAGGCGAGCAGCGTTCGTTCGGCGGCGAGGGTGAATCGGGCGTCCACTGCGCCTGGCGGTCTGGTCTCCAGCTCGTCGGCGTACGACTGCCCCGGGTTCACCGCATCCGGAGTCGCCGGGTTCGGGGCACTCACCCCGTCAGCCGGCCCGTTTGCCCGTTCGCTCGTCAGTGCTCTTGCCCTCTCGGATCGCTTCGGCGGCGAAGGCCGCGGTCACCTCGACCGCGTCCAGGGTCTCCGGGTGGCGGGCGCTCAACACCGGGAAGGCGTGCACCTGCCATGCGTAGAGGTGCGCCACGGCCGTGACGCCCGCAGCGTCGAGCGACTCGACGAGGTCGATGACGTCGGGCTCGAGCATCTCACCTTCGGCCGCGACCAGCACGGTCGGCGGGAACGAGGTGAGATCGGCGTCGGCGATGCGGCGCACACCGGTCAGCTGGACGGGCCCCTGGTCGAACTGGGGCGCCAGCCGGGCCATCTTCGACTTGGGCAGATAGGCGTCGGATCGACTCGAACGGTCCGGGTGGACCCCCAGGTCCATGTCGAGGAGCGGCGAGAACCCGATCAGCGCCGTGGGTGTGGGCAGGCCGCGGGCTGCGGCGGCCTCGACCACCTTCGCGGCCAAGAAACCGCCGGCCGAGTCACCGGCGACGATCACCCGCCGGAAGCCACGCTCGTTGATCAGCTCCGCGTAGGCGTCGACCGCGTCCACGACGGACGTCCCGACACCGGCCTTCGGCAGCTGCCGGTACTCGAGTGAGAACACCGGCACCTCACACGCCCGCGCCATCCGCGCGGCGATCGATCGGTGGGTGCCGAGCCCGCAGACCACGAAGGCCCCGCCGTGCAGGTAGAGCATCGCGGTGTCGCCGTCCCGGCGGGACGGTCCGACCGGCATGATCAGCTCGGCGGGTCGCCCGGCGAGGACCAGCTGCTCACGGACCACGCCGCGGGGTTTGGGTCCAACGGCAAAGATGCGGTCGATGAGGAACAGCCCCGCCAGCCCCTGCTTGTTGACCGGCCACAGCGCCAGGGTCGGTTTCAGCAGCGCACGCGCACCGAACCAGATGGGGAACGACCGCAGGCTCGGCCGACGGTGATGAACGATGGGCATCAGATTCCTCCTGTGCCCGAACGTACACCCCGGGAGCGTCCGTTTCAGTCCGTTCGTCGGGGTCGCCGTTCATGGTGTCGAGGTCGTTCGGTCACCTTCGTCGGCTATATTCTCGGACTCGTGACCAGATCGCGGATGCGCCCGGCAGGTGCCGTTTAGGTGCCCATTCCACCTCGATTCCTCCTGTCTGCACAGGCAGACCCGCCGCGCACCCTCTGCGACGTGCTCACCGCCACCGCGCGTGCACACCCGGATGCCGCGGCCATCGACGACGGCGAGATGACCCTCACCTACGGCCAGTTGCTGGCCGTGGTCCGCCGCACGGTCGCACGTCTCGGCGAGGTCGGCGTCGGGCGGGGAAGCCGGGTCGGCATCCGGATGCCGTCGGGGTCGCGGGACCTGTACGTCGCGATCCTGGCGACCCTCTATGCCGGCGCCGCGTATGTGCCGGTCGACGCCGACGACCCGGACGAACGCGCCGAGCTCGTCTTCGGCGAGGCCGAGGTCGACGCCATCGTCGACGCCGACGGACCCCGTTCGACGAAACCGGCGTCGACGCCTGCGCAACCCCCTGCCCGCCCCACACCCGACGACGACGCGTGGATCATCTTCACCTCCGGTTCCACCGGCAAGCCGAAGGGCGTCGCGGTCACCCACCGCAACGCGGCGGCGTTCGTCGACGCCGAGGCGGCCATGTTCCTGCCGGACGCCCCGATCGGCCCGCACGACCGTGTCCTGGCCGGACTGTCGGTCGCGTTCGACGCCTCGTGCGAGGAGATGTGGCTGGCGTGGCGCAACGGCGCGTGCCTGGTGCCCGCACCGCGCTCGCTGGTCCGCAGCGGGATGGACCTCGGGCCGTGGTTGGTGGCGCGCGACATCACGATCGTGTCGACGGTTCCCACGCTGGCATCCCTGTGGCCGCCGGAGGCGCTGGAAGCCGTGCGGCTGTTGATCTTCGGCGGCGAGGCCTGCCCGCCCGAGCTCGCCGACCGGCTCGCCGTCACCGGCCGCGAGGTGTGGAACACCTACGGCCCCACCGAGGCGACGGTCGTGGCGTGCGCCGCCCCGCTGGGAGGTGACGGCCCGGTCCGTATCGGATTGCCGCTGCGCGGTTGGGATCTCGCGGTCGTCGACGCCCAGGGCCAGCCGGTGGCCGAAGGCGAGGTCGGCGAACTGGTTATCGGCGGCGTCGGCCTGGCACGCTACCTCGATCCCGCGAAGGACGCGGAGAAGTACGCACCGATGCCCACGCTCGGCTGGGAACGCGCCTATCGCAGCGGCGATCTCGTGCGCCTGGACACCGCCGGCCTGTTGTTCATGGGCCGCGCCGACGACCAGGTGAAGGTCGGCGGACGGCGCATCGAACTCGGCGAGATCGACAACGCTCTGCAGAACCTGCCCGGCGTGAGCGGAGCCGCGGCCGCGGTCCGCAAGTCCGCGGCTGGCAACAGTCTGCTCGTCGGCTATCTCGTGTCGGCCGATCCCGGCTTCGACGTCGCCGAGGCGCACGCCGAACTACGACG
The genomic region above belongs to Gordonia hongkongensis and contains:
- a CDS encoding alpha/beta hydrolase; protein product: MPIVHHRRPSLRSFPIWFGARALLKPTLALWPVNKQGLAGLFLIDRIFAVGPKPRGVVREQLVLAGRPAELIMPVGPSRRDGDTAMLYLHGGAFVVCGLGTHRSIAARMARACEVPVFSLEYRQLPKAGVGTSVVDAVDAYAELINERGFRRVIVAGDSAGGFLAAKVVEAAAARGLPTPTALIGFSPLLDMDLGVHPDRSSRSDAYLPKSKMARLAPQFDQGPVQLTGVRRIADADLTSFPPTVLVAAEGEMLEPDVIDLVESLDAAGVTAVAHLYAWQVHAFPVLSARHPETLDAVEVTAAFAAEAIREGKSTDERTGKRAG
- a CDS encoding YidH family protein — encoded protein: MSAPNPATPDAVNPGQSYADELETRPPGAVDARFTLAAERTLLAWVRTALGFMAAGIAVVYLAPDETTPMVDITLGVVMVGLGASLAVLGAWRWRRTTRALTSGGEMPGPTQVMLVVAAIVVVAVLVAVAMVIQS